In the Neofelis nebulosa isolate mNeoNeb1 chromosome 11, mNeoNeb1.pri, whole genome shotgun sequence genome, one interval contains:
- the P2RX2 gene encoding P2X purinoceptor 2 isoform X3 translates to MAAAEPKPPAGAAAAGRLARGCWSAFWDYETPKVIVVKNRRLGVVYRAVQLLILLYFVWYVFIVQKSYQDSETGPESSVITKVKGITFSESKVWDVEEYVKPPEGGSVFSIITRIEVTPSQTLGTCPESVRVSNASCDTDEDCVAEQLDMLGSGLRTGRCVPYYQGSAKTCEVWGWCPVEDGASVSQFLGKMAPNFTILIKNSIHYPKFQFSKGNIEPRKDGYLKRCTFDEVSDPYCPIFKLGFIVEQAGENFTELAHTGGVIGVIINWDCDLDLSASKCNPKYSFRRLDPKHVPASSGYNFRQGSSA, encoded by the exons ATGGCGGCCGCCGAGCCCAAGCCCCCCGCGGGGGCGGCCGCGGCCGGGCGCCTGGCCCGAGGCTGCTGGTCCGCGTTCTGGGACTACGAGACGCCCAAGGTGATCGTGGTGAAGAACCGGCGCCTGGGCGTCGTGTACCGCGCGGTGCAGCTCCTCATCCTGCTCTACTTCGTGTG GTACGTGTTCATCGTGCAGAAGAGCTACCAGGACAGCGAGACGGGCCCCGAGAGCTCCGTCATTACCAAGGTCAAGGGCATCACCTTCTCCGAGAGCAAAGTGTGGGACGTGGAGGAGTACGTGAAGCCCCCCGAG GGAGGCAGCGTGTTCAGCATCATCACCAGGATCGAGGTCACACCCTCGCAGACCCTCGGAACCTGCCCGGAG AGCGTGAGGGTTAGCAACGCCTCCTGTGACACAGACGAGGACTGCGTGGCGGAACAGCTGGACATGCTGGGAAGTG GCCTGCGGACCGGGCGCTGCGTACCCTACTACCAAGGGTCGGCCAAGACCTGCGAGGTGTGGGGCTGGTGCCCGGTGGAAGACGGGGCGTCGGTCAG CCAATTTCTCGGCAAGATGGCTCCGAATTTCACCATCCTCATCAAGAACAGCATCCACTACCCTAAATTCCAGTTCTCCAA AGGCAACATCGAGCCCCGGAAGGACGGCTACCTGAAACGCTGCACGTTCGATGAGGTCTCCGACCCCTACTGTCCCATTTTCAAGCTGGGCTTCATTGTGGAACAGGCAGGGGAAAACTTCACGGAGCTCGCACACACG GGTGGTGTCATCGGGGTCATTATCAACTGGGACTGTGACCTGGACCTGTCAGCGTCAAAGTGCAACCCCAAGTATTCTTTCCGGAGGCTTGACCCCAAGCACGTCCCGGCCTCGTCTGGCTACAACTTCAG